The window gacagttgtagcccatctcccggatgcgtctgaatgtggtggtttttgaagctgtgactcccgcctcattccactctttctggatctctgccagattcttgaatcttccctgtttgataatccgctgaagcccacggtcatctcttttgctggtgcatcttctcctgccacattttgcccttcctctagactttccattgatatgcttggacacagcactctgtgaacaaccagcctccttagctatcaacttttgtggcttacccatcctatggagggtatcaatgatggtcttctggccagttgtcatgtctgcagtcttccccatattgaacccaactgagacaattgaaccaaactgaagcaatttaatgacacctgcggaagcctgtgcaggtgatttgagtttagtagatgattagtgtgtgacactcagtttaaaacattcatgccctgcaaaatttgggctgatttcttcacagtattctaattttttgaattcctgttttcgtgggtttaatgagctggaagcccaaattatgtacaaataaacaaataaatacttgaaatcgtttaaattgtgggccctgaatctataatctatgaaagtttaactttttgaatggaattatggaaattaaacaacttttccatgatattctaattttttggaaagggtctgtacaacatgttcattttttctgtactttaataatgatttgcaTGGGTGCATGAGAATGTGGAAAGGACAACCGaacaagtacagtacagtcatccctcgtttatagcgtttaattgcttccagacacaACTGCTGTATATAAACTTCTGCGATATAAGagtaaatgttaataaatgaatatttttgtgattagagcatagaaaacctgtttatgactttctaaatatggttttcaacatgattagagccttctaaacaggaaataacatgcctatagtcacctttacactcctattattcaggGTTTACAACAccttgcacaactcttatgctgcagggactcaagatggCCAATGGCTAGCGAGTTAGCGAGCtgaccagttagccttgaatttatttattctaaaattaAGCCAAAAAAATTAGCAATTcaacacagaatgggaggagaattttttttcactctatgatGTGGGACacaccatggctgacttcatgcagtgttaaggtcatgtcatgtaagcgaatgtttccatgttttgtgtcattacttccCCCTCGTGACCACAACACAaaatatcacttgtatttacataccatccatccatccatcttctatcgcTTATCTGCGATCAGGCCACGGGGGCAGCaggctaagcagggaagcccagacttccctctccccagctacttcatccAACTTCTCCCGGCAGattccgaggcgttcccaggtcagttgagagacatagtctctccaacgtattctgggtcttccccgaggcatCCTACCAGTTGGAtgtaccctgaacacctccccaaggaGGCGTCCGGAAGGCACGctaaccagatgcccgagccacctcactTGGCTCCTCttaatgcggaggagcagccattctactcagagtttctcccggatgacagtgcttgtcacctgatctctaagggagagcccagccaccctacaaaaaaaaattaattgtacccgcaatcttgtcattttggtcactacctaaagctcatgaccataggtgagggaagGAACGTAGATCGTCTggtaaattaagagctttgccATTGGGTTCAGCACCAacgggccgatgcagagtccgcatcactgcagacgctgcaccactCCACCTGTCCAtgtcgcgttccatccttccctcacttgtgaacaaggcCCTGAGGtacttagaaaacctgtttacaaccttctaaatacactttttaatattattaaagccctcttttttttttttaactgtgctagagtgagggagtgagcaagggacaactgtagctCCTAATCCATGCTGTGAGTGTCACCCAGTTGAATTTGTCTTTGAGTTTAAAATGTGAACGCATTATTATTTCCAAGTCCGTCTTACCTGACTTCCTGAGTGTCCTCTGGGCCGTTCTCCTTGTCGTCCGTCCCCACTTGTCCATTCATGCAACCAAGTGATTCTTCCCATCGCGCCACTCCATCACCGCACTCATGCGTCTCTATGGTGATGTCACCCATCTGACCTTCTTCACCTATCAACAAGACCAATCTTGCATTTCCGAGATGTGTGACATTAAGGCCTAACAAGCGGTAGTAACGAGAACATACTCTTGGTATCAAAGCCCATCTGGTCCTGTCCATCGTCTTCATTGTCCTGCAGATATTTGTCTTCATCTCTCTGCGTAAGAGTGACAGAATATTAGATATTATTGCTATTTccaccacattttccaatttaaAAAGTCTCACCTTATCATTGTGTTCCCCCTTTCTGGTCCTCTtcattatttcttcaattctCTGAACCAACACAGTTGAACATATATTTATCATATAATCCATATATAATGGTGCCCAGTGTAAAGATAAATGCTTGTCATACCTTCTTCCTTTCCATACGttcctgctggttctgctgCATGATGCGGTCTCGCTCTTGGCGGACCTTCTCAGCCTCTTCCAAGGCCTTGGCCTCGGCCTCCTCCCGTTCCCTCTGCATCTCCGCCTGTTTCAGCGCCTCCACAGCTGCCAGTCTCACCCGCTCTTCCTCTGCAATACgggcctcctcctcttccttcgcTTGTCTCTCCTCTGCCAGtttcctctcctcctcttcacGCTTCAGTCGGGCCTGCTCTGCTAAGCGTTCTTCCTCATCTTTCCTGAGCCTGGAGACAAAAGGCCATACTAGGATTTATCcttaatacagtatctgtttcCATACTTGCTTGCCACCTGTGCTTGTGAGGGAATCAACAATGAGAGTAAATGGAGATGCTCACTTTTCCTCTTCCTCCCGCAGCATCCTGAGttgctcctccttctccttctgctCCCGCATTAATCTACGGTTCTCCGCCAGAATCTTGGCAGCCTCAGCAGCAGAGTTGGTGCCCGTCTTAGAATCTAACAACATAATAGAGTACATATTTGTTACATTAATACTGTAAGGAGATCATTTGACTGTTTTTATATGCAACGTTAAACACACAATTACAGAAGACACTGCAGAGCACCATTCTTTCCAGGAGGTGGCACCATTAACAACCCTTAATGTGGGCCAGCATAgcatggaatcacaggagtgccaaaattaaaagggaacacttgtggaaatacaaagagaatcaataatacaaaaatatacaaatgtagtcatattctttttccactttgtcatcgttttttctgtattgtctttgttttttctaatttgccgttgttttcctgttttgtatttgtcttttccacttgcgttttgtcattgcatttagtaatgacaaagacaaaagaatggtttctgtattgtcttggttttttccattttggcgtcgctttccctgttttgtctttgtcattaataaatgcaatgcacgacagcctccatctcctctctcagccaaagcttgccaagaagacagttttgtctcaaggtatgttgacgtattacgacttgtgtgtaacttacaaataatgtgtgtgaacgggtgtcaacgtcttgtctttgtcttttccatttggGTTTCGTCATTTGCGAAGGAATGACCCGCCCACAATTCTGCCAGGATGATGACTACTCCATACGTGATTACACGATTTCTGCTTGTAGTGGTTATGTAGATATGGAAATTCGGGAGCCCGGAAACAATGCCACGGACAGAAAGTAGACGCAAATACACGTTTATCAAAAGTAAACggggaaatttaaatatggtggacgtggacgaattgagaagaggtgttcaacgagaattatgagcaattgctcggttggtggaagatgtcatggaaagttttgattaaaaaaaagtctttaaagacTATATCTACGTTGATGAATGCAGATTTGGATGAAGTCGTGTAACGCAATCTTGAGGAGGTAAATgctttatcttatttatttctcCCGTTTACTTTTGACCGTCATTCTTTCGCATTTGCTTGGTATTGCATTTGCCATTactaaatgacaaaacacaaatagaaaagacaaagacaaaacaggaaaaacaacggtaaattggaaaaaacgaagacaatacagaaaaaacaatgacaaaatggaaaaagaatatgaccacatttgtatatttttgtattattgattctctttgtatttccacacgtattcccttttaattttggcactcctgtgattccatagcaTAGGACTTTAGAATAGATCAGCTCCATTGTCATTTACTGCTAACTGAGCTGCTGCCAAATCACTTTGTACTGAAAACCAACAAGTACTAGTCAAGTAATATGCTGAAAATAAACGAATAGGGCATTTTTCTGCTTGTAGTTTTTGCGCCTTATTTGATAGTTAACTAAAAATGGACAGCCTATGACAATGCATTTGTGTTgcagtaaaataatgaaatactgACAGTAATAAATCATCAACAACCTGTCACTCTCCAATGAATACATTCTTAAATGCAAGTTCAAATCGTGCTTTTCCACTCAAGGGTGCTCACCATCTTTGTCTTTGAACTTGCTCGAGTCGGAGGACAGTGGCGACCCCGTCTGTACAGGACCCAGATCCTTGGACCGGGAGTCCCTCTTTCGTAAAGTGGGGGGTCCCGTTGGGGTGAGAGCTGGTTTCTGGATTGGAGGGGGCTTAGCTGTCATCGGCTGAGGGGATGGAGGATGCTGTTTCATTCCAGGCGAGGGTGGACGTGTCCTTGCATTTTGCCTGTTATAAGAAAATGCATGTCACTGGATGGCTGCATTCATTACAAGTTTGCTTTCTtactttgctgctgctgctggggaaGGCGTCCTCTTTGGGGAAGGATTGGGGGCGGGGGATGGTGAGCGGTTCCGTCCCAGAGGAATGGATGGGGAGGGGGGGCGTTGCCGTCCAGGCGAGGTAAATGTTCTTTCCTGCTTGCTCTGTTTTTCCCCCACACAAACGGCACAGAGATGGAGAAAGTATTAAACACAACAAGGATTACGTCAGTAAAGCTACAGTACAAGTACAGTACAATGTGACACCAATGAAAGATGTCATCTCATCCTACTCAGcaaagagaaggatgttggctaagctgacatccatcatgaacaacacctctcacccgctacatgacactgttgtttccctgagcagctccttcagcaccagactgttacacccacggtgtaagaaggagaggttccgcaggtccttcataccgaccgctgtcaggctctacaacacctgcaccacctgaaccatgttgtagacactatgctttctttacactgttctctttacttgtcttgctgctgtaacaagtaaatttccccgctgtgggataaataaagtacatacaatacaaagtGAGCTAGATTTGGACACAAAGGAGGTTTAAGACCATTACAAATGCAAACCATATTAGCTTTGGTTCAAGGCTGTGGATGACAGGAAGCAAAAATGAGACAGCACAAGGACAAATATTGAAGTGATATTGAGACAAGGACCCACTGTAAAAGAAGCAATTTAAAACAATGATGACCTACACACCTTGGGAGGTCCTTTCATAACAAAGTTGACATAAGCTTGCACATCAAATACACTTTCACAATGGATCATCTCACAGCTCTAACCACACGGTGATAAAGTTATCTTTGCAACAACCAGTGCAGAAACCAAGAGATGGGAAATCAAAAAGGCCCAAAGCTTAGAGTGGTGGCTACTTTGCATGGTGTGATCTGTCCGTAATCAGGTCACCAGTTTGTCTCATTTAGTGTCACCGAGTCATTTAACAACCTCTGACAGCAGGAGGAACACTTCCCAGTGGTTAGCATCCTGCTGAAGAGCTTTGACAGGCAAATGTAGTTTGGGCATGAATCACATCTTTTGGTGCCAACAAGTACTTTCCTTTCTGATAAAAACTTCAAAGTGCTTGCTTAGGCTAGTCCTGAATCATCCCTTTAAATATTCTTGCATAAACCTGGACTCAGGAGACATTTCACATGATCCATTGCTCTCCTCACTCCAGTCAGTAGTTTTCCACTATCCTGTTTGTGTATGCCACCAACTCTTTTTTCCCTTTCAGTGGTTGCTCCTGCCTCTAGAGCTGTAGATGAGCTGTGGTGAATGACTATGGAGGCATTTTTTGTGAAACTATTGTAATGGgatggggattttttttctctaaatgttccaaactcctgtttcaatgccagTGTTGCACTGAGCAGTATAAAGTAGCAGTGTGTCCACTCAGTGAATATGTGTGCATACAGGGAGAAAGAGGTCATGTTGTATATATTGTTAGACTAcattttcaagcactttttacccTCTGGTGTCATTTCTCTGCGTACCTGCGAGGGGTCGAGGGCTTCGTCTGCCGACACAGAGGTGGTCATGCCGTTCTTCTGTCGGTCAATGCTGCGGCTGCGCACAGGTCCGCGCGGTGGCGGGTGTAGGGGGGTGGCGGAGGCTGAGCGAGGACACAGGTGACACTCTGGTAAAGGACACAGTCATCGCAGAACCAGGGAGAAGCACAACCAGCAGGGAGGGGTGATAAGCAGGGCCAGGCAGCGAAGCAGCAAAAGAACCAAAAATtgcaaagaaacaacaaaaaaagggtaGAGATTAGAAACAGGGAGACATATAGGACAATGGTTGAAAGgcaggagaactttttttttaattattttttttaaaaaagggacaacaaaaattgcatttgttAGATTTAGCGCTAAAGCAGGAAAGTTTTAGTCTGTGTTTGTGAGGGGTAACAAGCAGCAATCTCCCCCCAGAAAACCCAAACATGACAACAAGAGAACAATCACATTGCCACTCCAATATTAGAAGATGGGTAACAGAACAGTAGCAGTAACAGAACGGTGTGTGCTAGAGTTAACATTTGCTCAAAAGTAAGCATTTAATTCACAGCAATGTGCAGATGTATTTGGCAATAATTAAGAgttgttcatttattcatgctCTAGTGACCATACATAATTACTGTTTTTACCCtatgggtgtccaaaccttttccaaagAAGGCTGCATCAGGAAAAAatgaaggatgcaggggccactttgatacgtTTTATATTTATAAGGCAGGTGAGCcccgcacgtgtgtgtgtgtgtgtggtggtgggggaGCATGTCTGTCCCACTACCTTAAGGTGCTAATACTCATCCAATATATGCCAAGATAGAACACAACATCactagctttgtgttacaggtgacaaagcaaactaGTGTATATCAAATAATTAACTATATTTGatcattcaaaaaacaaacacattagcTGCATgtcaaaaatggcccctgggccacactctGAACACCCATGCTTTAGCCTTTGCAATTATAATAATAGTCAATAGTCAGTGGGACCTCTCTCCATAATTGAGCATTAGCAATTCACTTGCCTTCATTAAACCTGAAAGGAACCCTAACCTAAATCATTGCAGTATCCAACATCTGTTCAATAATGTACTAGTTTTCCTTTGTGTAAGTGAAGGAATATTAATAAAACAACCCAAGTGGTGGAATAGGACTTCTGCACAGCGCTGTGTATTAATTCCCATACCAAACAAGACAACAAAGTGTAAACTCCTGCCATCTTAGCCATCAATGCTGAGCAGCCAAATGACAGCCAGTCTCGACTGCAAGTGAGTTTTTCGCAGGTCAGGACATCTTGATGTTGGCCGGTTATCGACTTGCTGTGTCAGATGGAGGGATTAGTTATAATAATCCAGCGACCTTGAGGACCCTTGCTGCCAAAGCGCAGTCGCAGGAGACTCTTCTGTAATTCACTGACTCCATTCTGAGCATGTACTGCAACCAATGCAAGTGCCACGATTACAGATGTGTCATGTTTCCACTGGGGCTATACTTAGTGCACGATCTATATCTGCTAATGGGTGTTAAAGCCAACTGGTGCCACCGGCTCT of the Dunckerocampus dactyliophorus isolate RoL2022-P2 chromosome 11, RoL_Ddac_1.1, whole genome shotgun sequence genome contains:
- the map7d3 gene encoding ensconsin isoform X4, whose protein sequence is MAEGTVTLKGLRAQMAAAAQAQAEERRSQAVSPAPSTNTTAKPQGCRPVIDGAALRVDDRLRVAKERREEAERKQALRESQIMERERKAKMQVERQLEERQKKVVEQRRKEEQKRMAVEEKRKQKQEEEKEHYEAVMRRTLERSQRVEQRQKRWSWGGLSTDSDGRGDSDASASSPVAIVIFPASPEKPPRIQQVDKRSTSTMNLKQPSETSISKRLSSSSATLTKSPDKSFKPRSSSRNRLPCKGRAAQVAKEEGKKQTAHKPPTSTVDGGVISRLLTPTQASLARSKSAAALSPEGTNTPECHLCPRSASATPLHPPPRGPVRSRSIDRQKNGMTTSVSADEALDPSQSKQERTFTSPGRQRPPSPSIPLGRNRSPSPAPNPSPKRTPSPAAAAKQNARTRPPSPGMKQHPPSPQPMTAKPPPIQKPALTPTGPPTLRKRDSRSKDLGPVQTGSPLSSDSSKFKDKDDSKTGTNSAAEAAKILAENRRLMREQKEKEEQLRMLREEEEKLRKDEEERLAEQARLKREEEERKLAEERQAKEEEEARIAEEERVRLAAVEALKQAEMQREREEAEAKALEEAEKVRQERDRIMQQNQQERMERKKRIEEIMKRTRKGEHNDKRDEDKYLQDNEDDGQDQMGFDTKSEEGQMGDITIETHECGDGVARWEESLGCMNGQVGTDDKENGPEDTQEVRGRLVEGSEFLNEQDSAKVELVSGRGSKSNQWSFEELMDLNVHSKTHALIEVEDCDPVLINCDEPDRTKGSPVSSLHSSSQAIEALSEI
- the map7d3 gene encoding ensconsin isoform X9; amino-acid sequence: MAEGTVTLKGLRAQMAAAAQAQAEERRSQAVSPAPSTNTTAKPQGCRPVIDGAALRVDDRLRVAKERREEAERKQALRESQIMERERKAKMQVERQLEERQKKVVEQRRKEEQKRMAVEEKRKQKQEEEKEHYEAVMRRTLERSQRVEQRQKRWSWGGLSTDSDGRGDSDASASSPVAIVIFPASPEKPPRIQQVDKRSTSTMNLKQPSETSISKRLSSSSATLTKSPDKSFKPRSSSRNRLPCKGRAAQVAKEEGKKQTECHLCPRSASATPLHPPPRGPVRSRSIDRQKNGMTTSVSADEALDPSQSKQERTFTSPGRQRPPSPSIPLGRNRSPSPAPNPSPKRTPSPAAAAKQNARTRPPSPGMKQHPPSPQPMTAKPPPIQKPALTPTGPPTLRKRDSRSKDLGPVQTGSPLSSDSSKFKDKDDSKTGTNSAAEAAKILAENRRLMREQKEKEEQLRMLREEEEKLRKDEEERLAEQARLKREEEERKLAEERQAKEEEEARIAEEERVRLAAVEALKQAEMQREREEAEAKALEEAEKVRQERDRIMQQNQQERMERKKRIEEIMKRTRKGEHNDKRDEDKYLQDNEDDGQDQMGFDTKSEEGQMGDITIETHECGDGVARWEESLGCMNGQVGTDDKENGPEDTQEVRGRLVEGSEFLNEQDSAKVELVSGRGSKSNQWSFEELMDLNVHSKTHALIEVEDCDPVLINCDEPDRTKGSPVSSLHSSSQAIEALSEI